The bacterium genome contains the following window.
TCAGGATGTTATCCCGGCCTTAACAGCGAGCACGGGCGCGACTCTTGGCGAAGCGCTGGGAGTTATAGAAACATACACGGTTGCGAGTGCCATAAAAGCGGCAGATATCGCCGCCAAATCAGGCGATGTAAGGCTTCTTGAGATCCGTCCCGCGGTAGGGCTGGGAGGGAAATCGTTCGTCACCATAACCGGTGATGTGGCATCGGTTGAATCCGCTGTTGAGCAGGGGGCAGAATATCCTAAATCCCTTGGCGTCCTTTTGCAGAAAGTCGTTATTCCTCATCCATTCAGGAAGATGGGGGAGATAGTCTAAGATTCTTCACAGGATAGAAAATTTAACAATAGCATGATCTCAAAAAGTTTAAAGATTATACTTTTCTTAATCATTTATGGAACTCACTTACAAGCAATTACTATCCAATTGGAACAAGCAAATATCAAAGTTTGTGAGTTAGCTGATACTTCATTATACAACTCAATTTTTTATAACTTACACAATTTAATTTCTGAAGCATCTGTTTGTGATTTAAACGACGATAATTTTCCAGATCTGATGTTTTCAGCAACTAGCGCGGCACTTGTAGCAACAAGTTACATCAAAATTCAGTATGGTCCGATACCTAATGGGACACTTTTCATTGACTCAATGGATGTAACAATTCTTGATACTTCGTTTTGGAAACAAATTGACCTGGATTATTTTTTGCCATTAGAATATTCAGATTCCGAGAAATATATCCTAATAAATCGTAGAACAATTGGAGCTCCACCATCATCTGGTTATAGATTATATGATGAGTTTTTGACAGTTAATGCCAATCTGCCATTGGGGAAATTCTTAATAGATACTATTTTTGTAAAAATTTATACTGATAATTTTAGTCCAATGCCATACATAGGATTATTAGCGCCCAACTATTGCTTATATGATTCATTCATTGTGTTGCCTGGATATATGCCAGACAGTTTTACATTCAGTTTTACACCCTCTTTTTTTCTAATAAAAAAGGATATTATATTAGATACCATTTTAGTTCATT
Protein-coding sequences here:
- a CDS encoding BMC domain-containing protein, translated to MEPTIGLLEFTSIAKGIEATDAMIKAAEVKLLVAKTICSGKFLTIVSGLVQAVQDSVNAGLSISGPSCVDHIIIPNLHQDVIPALTASTGATLGEALGVIETYTVASAIKAADIAAKSGDVRLLEIRPAVGLGGKSFVTITGDVASVESAVEQGAEYPKSLGVLLQKVVIPHPFRKMGEIV